Proteins encoded together in one Armatimonadota bacterium window:
- a CDS encoding transposase, with translation MSSPPMSWPHAPSKIVDHPGTYIITAGTYHKEHLFKDSESLRLLHDTLLSVAEEQGWQLQAWAVFSNHYHLVGFSPDRPNAVRTLTSKVHGLTAIELNKRQSATGRQVWYRS, from the coding sequence ATGTCGTCGCCACCGATGAGCTGGCCGCATGCGCCTTCAAAGATCGTCGATCATCCTGGCACCTACATCATTACGGCCGGCACTTATCATAAAGAGCACCTTTTCAAAGATTCAGAAAGCCTGAGGCTGCTTCACGACACGCTCCTCTCGGTCGCCGAAGAACAGGGCTGGCAGCTCCAGGCATGGGCGGTATTCTCCAATCACTATCACTTGGTTGGCTTTTCCCCAGATCGTCCGAACGCTGTAAGGACACTAACCAGCAAGGTGCATGGGCTCACAGCGATCGAGCTCAACAAGCGCCAAAGCGCAACTGGAAGGCAGGTCTGGTATAGAAGCTGA